Proteins encoded within one genomic window of Bos indicus x Bos taurus breed Angus x Brahman F1 hybrid chromosome 18, Bos_hybrid_MaternalHap_v2.0, whole genome shotgun sequence:
- the THAP8 gene encoding THAP domain-containing protein 8 isoform X2: MGREHWVPSCHQHLCSEHFAPSCFQWRWGVRYLRPDAVPSIFSRVPPAQRQQSSRSTEKPVVPPPLQATPSLASGPVQLLVLGPASGAPEAPATVFLTPLSLQPAPAGPRPGASAQHPRAGLGAALGALQRRVRRLQRRHERHQARLRALEQLARQLQARAHWGRLCALPRPEESQAFTIICGGPDIAVVLAHGPASPTLDAKPELLDTQTPGA; encoded by the exons ATGGGCCGTGAGCACTGGGTGCCCAGCTGCCACCAGCACTTGTGCAGCGAGCACTTCGCCCCCTCTTGCTTCCAGTGGCGCTGGGGCGTGCGCTACCTGCGACCCGACGCCGTGCCCTCCATCTTCTCCCGAGTGCCGCCCGCCCAG AGGCAGCAGAGTTCCCGAAGCACGGAGAAACCCGTCGTGCCTCCACCTCTGCAGGCGACCCCATCCTTGGCCTCTGGGCCTGTACAGCTCTTGGTGCTGGGGCCAGCCTCCGGGGCCCCCGAGGCTCCAGCCACCGTGTTCCTGACGCCCCTGTCGCTTCAGCCGGCGCCCGCGGGGCCGCGCCCTGGAGCATCGGCCCAGCACCCCAGGGCCGGGCTGGGCGCGGCGCTGGGCGCGCTGCAGCGGCGGGTGCGGAGGCTCCAGCGGCGCCACGAGCGGCACCAGGCGCGGCTGCGGGCCCTGGAACAGCTGGCGCGGCAGCTGCAGGCGCGGGCGCACTGGGGCCGGCTGTGTGCG CTCCCTCGACCTGAGGAATCCCAAGCCTTCACCATCATCTGTGGAGGGCCTGACATTGCTGTGGTCCTTGCCCATGGTCCTGCATCTCCCACGCTGGATGCCAAGCCTGAGCTCCTGGACACTCAGACTCCCGGTGCATAA
- the CLIP3 gene encoding CAP-Gly domain-containing linker protein 3 — MTKTDPAPMAPPLRAEEEEEEEEDEPVPEPPSPTQERRQKPVVHPSAPAPLPKDYAFTFFDPNDPACQEILFDPQTTIPELFAIVRQWVPQVQHKIDVIGNEILRRGCHVNDRDGLTDMTLLHYACKAGAHGVGDPAAAVRLSQQLLALGADVTLRSRWTNMNALHYAAYFDVPDLVRVLLKGARPRVVNSTCSDFNHGSALHIAASNLCLGAAKCLLEHGANPALRNRKGQVPAEVVPDPMDMSLDKAEAALVAKELRTLLEEAVPLSCALPKVTLPNYDNVPGNLMLSALGLRLGDRVLLDGQKTGTLRFCGTTEFASGQWVGVELDEPEGKNDGSVGGVRYFICPPKQGLFASVSKISKAVDAPPSSVTSTPRTPRMDFSRVTGKGRREHKGKKKPSSSPSLGSLQQREGAKAEVGDQVLVAGQKQGIVRFYGKTDFAPGYWYGIELDQPTGKHDGSVFGVRYFTCPPKHGVFAPASRIQRIGGSTDPPGDNVGAKKVHQVTMTQPKRTFTTVRTPKDIASENSISRLLFCCWFPWMLRAEMQS, encoded by the exons ATGACTAAGACAGATCCTGCCCCCATGGCCCCGCCGCTCAGGgcggaggaagaagaggaggaggaggaggatgagccTGTCCCggagccccccagccccacccaggagCGCCGGCAGAAGCCTGTTGTGCACCCCTCGGCACCAGCCCCCCTCCCTAAGGACTACG CCTTCACCTTCTTCGACCCCAACGACCCTGCCTGCCAGGAGATTCTGTTTGACCCCCAGACCACCATCCCTGAGCTGTTCGCCATCGTGCGTCAGTGGGTGCCCCAAGTCCAACACAAGATCGACGTCATCGGCAACGAG ATTCTGCGTCGAGGCTGCCATGTGAATGATCGCGATGGGCTGACCGACATGACACTGCTCCATTATGCGTGCAAGGCTGGGGCCCACGGAGTCG GGGACCCTGCGGCGGCGGTGCGCCTCTCGCAGCAGTTGCTGGCTCTGGGCGCAGACGTGACCCTGCGTAGCCGCTGGACTAACATGAACGCGCTTCACTACGCTGCCTATTTCGACGTGCCCGATCTCGTGCGTGTGCTGCTGAAGGGTGCGCGGCCCCGAG TGGTGAACTCCACGTGCAGTGACTTCAACCACGGCTCAGCCCTGCACATCGCTGCCTCCAACCTGTGCCTGGGCGCGGCCAAATGTTTGCTGGAACACGGCGCCAACCCGGCGCTTCGG AACCGAAAGGGACAAGTGCCAGCAGAGGTGGTCCCAGACCCCATGGACATGTCCCTGGACAAGGCAGAGGCAGCACTGGTGGCCAAGGAGCTAAGGACGCTACTGGAGGAGGCAGTGCCACTCTCCTGCGCCCTCCCCAAGGTCACACTACCCAACTATGACAACGTCCCAGGCAATCTCATGCTCAGTGCACTGGGCCTGCGCCTGGGAGACCGCGTGCTACTGGATGGCCAGAAG ACGGGCACGCTGCGGTTCTGCGGGACCACGGAGTTCGCCAGTGGCCAGTGGGTGGGCGTGGAGCTGGATGAACCCGAGGGCAAGAATGATGGCAGTGTTGGGGGCGTCCGGTATTTCATCTGCCCTCCCAAGCAGG GTCTTTTTGCCTCTGTGTCCAAGATCTCCAAGGCAGTGGACGCACCTCCTTCATCCGTCACCTCCACACCTCGGACTCCCCGAATGGACTTCTCCCGTGTCACTGGCAAGGGCCGCAGGGAACACAAAG gtaAGAAGAAGCCCTCATCATCCCCATCTCTGGGCAGCCTGCAGCAGCGCGAAGGAGCCAAGGCTGAGGTTGGAGACCAAGTCCTCGTTGCTGGCCAGAAGCAAGGGATTGTGCGCTTCTACGGAAAGACAGACTTCGCCCCAG GGTACTGGTATGGCATCGAGCTAGACCAGCCCACCGGCAAGCACGATGGCTCTGTCTTCGGTGTCCGGTACTTCACCTGCCCCCCGAAGCATGGCGTCTTTGCACCAGCATCTCGAATTCAGAG GATTGGTGGATCCACTGACCCCCCTGGGGACAATGTTGGAGCCAAAAAAGTGCATCAAGTGACAA TGACGCAGCCCAAACGCACTTTTACAACAGTCCGGACCCCAAAGGACATCGCATCAGAGAACTCCATCTCCAG GTTGCTCTTCTGCTGCTGGTTTCCTTGGATGCTGAGGGCGGAGATGCAGTCTTAG
- the ALKBH6 gene encoding alpha-ketoglutarate-dependent dioxygenase alkB homolog 6 isoform X4 → MGAEMAGKGIGMLNLDVGGVTGGRSVCGVLLSMEDQDARVPALEPFRVEQAPPVIYYIPDFISKEEEEYLLRQVFNAPKPKWTQLSGRKLQNWGGLPHPRGMVPERLPPWLQRYVDKVSDLSLFGGLPANHVLVNQYLPGEGIMPHEDGPLYYPTVSTISLGSHTMLDLYEPRQPEDDNPTEQPRPPPRPATSLLLEPRSLLVLRGTAYTRLLHGIAAASVDALEAASLPPNAAACPSAQPGARLVRGTRVSLTIRRVPRVLRAGLLLSK, encoded by the exons ATGGGAGCGGAAATGGCTGGGAAAGGAATTGGGATGTTGAATTTGGATGTTGGAGGGGTCACTGGTGGACGGTCAGTTTGCGGGGTG TTGCTGTCGATGGAGGATCAGGATGCCAGGGTCCCAGCCCTGGAACCATTCAGGGTGGAGCAG GCACCACCTGTAATCTACTACATCCCTGACTTCATCTCCAAGGAAGAGGAGGAGTATTTGCTTCGACAG GTCTTCAATGCCCCAAAGCCAAAATGGACCCAGCTCTCCGGGAGGAAGTTACAGAACTGGG gtgggctcccccatccccgggggATGGTTCCTGAGCGACTGCCACCATGGCTCCAGCGCTACGTGGACAAAGTGTCTGACCTCAGCCTTTTTGGGGGTCTCCCAGCCAACCACGTCCTTGTAAACCAGTATCTGCCTGGGGAGGGCATCATG CCCCACGAGGATGGGCCACTGTACTACCCGACCGTCAGCACTATCAGCTTGGGCTCTCACACCATGCTGGACCTCTACGAGCCTCGGCAGCCAGAGGATGATAACCCGACAGAGCAG ccccggcccccgccccggccGGCCACCTCTCTGCTGCTTGAACCGCGCAGCCTGCTGGTGCTCCGTGGCACCGCCTACACGCGCCTCCTCCATGGCATCGCGGCAGCCAGCGTAGACGCGCTCGAGGCAGCCTCCCTGCCGCCCAACGCCGCCGCCTGCCCCTCGGCGCAGCCGGGAGCCCGCCTGGTGCGCGGCACCCGCGTCTCGCTGACCATCCGCCGAGTCCCCCGCGTGCTGCGCGCTGGCCTCCTGCTCAGCAAGTGA
- the ALKBH6 gene encoding alpha-ketoglutarate-dependent dioxygenase alkB homolog 6 isoform X5: protein MGAEMAGKGIGMLNLDVGGVTGGRSVCGVLLSMEDQDARVPALEPFRVEQAPPVIYYIPDFISKEEEEYLLRQVFNAPKPKWTQLSGRKLQNWGGLPHPRGMVPERLPPWLQRYVDKVSDLSLFGGLPANHVLVNQYLPGEGIMHYQLGLSHHAGPLRASAARG, encoded by the exons ATGGGAGCGGAAATGGCTGGGAAAGGAATTGGGATGTTGAATTTGGATGTTGGAGGGGTCACTGGTGGACGGTCAGTTTGCGGGGTG TTGCTGTCGATGGAGGATCAGGATGCCAGGGTCCCAGCCCTGGAACCATTCAGGGTGGAGCAG GCACCACCTGTAATCTACTACATCCCTGACTTCATCTCCAAGGAAGAGGAGGAGTATTTGCTTCGACAG GTCTTCAATGCCCCAAAGCCAAAATGGACCCAGCTCTCCGGGAGGAAGTTACAGAACTGGG gtgggctcccccatccccgggggATGGTTCCTGAGCGACTGCCACCATGGCTCCAGCGCTACGTGGACAAAGTGTCTGACCTCAGCCTTTTTGGGGGTCTCCCAGCCAACCACGTCCTTGTAAACCAGTATCTGCCTGGGGAGGGCATCATG CACTATCAGCTTGGGCTCTCACACCATGCTGGACCTCTACGAGCCTCGGCAGCCAGAGGATGA
- the ALKBH6 gene encoding alpha-ketoglutarate-dependent dioxygenase alkB homolog 6 isoform X3 has product MLEGSLVDGLTGYLELLSMEDQDARVPALEPFRVEQAPPVIYYIPDFISKEEEEYLLRQVISTLFWSSMPQSQNGPSSPGGSYRTGPHEDGPLYYPTVSTISLGSHTMLDLYEPRQPEDDNPTEQPRPPPRPATSLLLEPRSLLVLRGTAYTRLLHGIAAASVDALEAASLPPNAAACPSAQPGARLVRGTRVSLTIRRVPRVLRAGLLLSK; this is encoded by the exons ATGTTGGAGGGGTCACTGGTGGACG gtCTGACCGGGTACCTGGAGTTGCTGTCGATGGAGGATCAGGATGCCAGGGTCCCAGCCCTGGAACCATTCAGGGTGGAGCAG GCACCACCTGTAATCTACTACATCCCTGACTTCATCTCCAAGGAAGAGGAGGAGTATTTGCTTCGACAGGTGATCTCAACACTGTTCTG GTCTTCAATGCCCCAAAGCCAAAATGGACCCAGCTCTCCGGGAGGAAGTTACAGAACTGGG CCCCACGAGGATGGGCCACTGTACTACCCGACCGTCAGCACTATCAGCTTGGGCTCTCACACCATGCTGGACCTCTACGAGCCTCGGCAGCCAGAGGATGATAACCCGACAGAGCAG ccccggcccccgccccggccGGCCACCTCTCTGCTGCTTGAACCGCGCAGCCTGCTGGTGCTCCGTGGCACCGCCTACACGCGCCTCCTCCATGGCATCGCGGCAGCCAGCGTAGACGCGCTCGAGGCAGCCTCCCTGCCGCCCAACGCCGCCGCCTGCCCCTCGGCGCAGCCGGGAGCCCGCCTGGTGCGCGGCACCCGCGTCTCGCTGACCATCCGCCGAGTCCCCCGCGTGCTGCGCGCTGGCCTCCTGCTCAGCAAGTGA
- the ALKBH6 gene encoding alpha-ketoglutarate-dependent dioxygenase alkB homolog 6 isoform X1 produces the protein MLEGSLVDGLTGYLELLSMEDQDARVPALEPFRVEQAPPVIYYIPDFISKEEEEYLLRQVFNAPKPKWTQLSGRKLQNWGGLPHPRGMVPERLPPWLQRYVDKVSDLSLFGGLPANHVLVNQYLPGEGIMPHEDGPLYYPTVSTISLGSHTMLDLYEPRQPEDDNPTEQPRPPPRPATSLLLEPRSLLVLRGTAYTRLLHGIAAASVDALEAASLPPNAAACPSAQPGARLVRGTRVSLTIRRVPRVLRAGLLLSK, from the exons ATGTTGGAGGGGTCACTGGTGGACG gtCTGACCGGGTACCTGGAGTTGCTGTCGATGGAGGATCAGGATGCCAGGGTCCCAGCCCTGGAACCATTCAGGGTGGAGCAG GCACCACCTGTAATCTACTACATCCCTGACTTCATCTCCAAGGAAGAGGAGGAGTATTTGCTTCGACAG GTCTTCAATGCCCCAAAGCCAAAATGGACCCAGCTCTCCGGGAGGAAGTTACAGAACTGGG gtgggctcccccatccccgggggATGGTTCCTGAGCGACTGCCACCATGGCTCCAGCGCTACGTGGACAAAGTGTCTGACCTCAGCCTTTTTGGGGGTCTCCCAGCCAACCACGTCCTTGTAAACCAGTATCTGCCTGGGGAGGGCATCATG CCCCACGAGGATGGGCCACTGTACTACCCGACCGTCAGCACTATCAGCTTGGGCTCTCACACCATGCTGGACCTCTACGAGCCTCGGCAGCCAGAGGATGATAACCCGACAGAGCAG ccccggcccccgccccggccGGCCACCTCTCTGCTGCTTGAACCGCGCAGCCTGCTGGTGCTCCGTGGCACCGCCTACACGCGCCTCCTCCATGGCATCGCGGCAGCCAGCGTAGACGCGCTCGAGGCAGCCTCCCTGCCGCCCAACGCCGCCGCCTGCCCCTCGGCGCAGCCGGGAGCCCGCCTGGTGCGCGGCACCCGCGTCTCGCTGACCATCCGCCGAGTCCCCCGCGTGCTGCGCGCTGGCCTCCTGCTCAGCAAGTGA
- the ALKBH6 gene encoding alpha-ketoglutarate-dependent dioxygenase alkB homolog 6 isoform X2, which yields MGLTGYLELLSMEDQDARVPALEPFRVEQAPPVIYYIPDFISKEEEEYLLRQVFNAPKPKWTQLSGRKLQNWGGLPHPRGMVPERLPPWLQRYVDKVSDLSLFGGLPANHVLVNQYLPGEGIMPHEDGPLYYPTVSTISLGSHTMLDLYEPRQPEDDNPTEQPRPPPRPATSLLLEPRSLLVLRGTAYTRLLHGIAAASVDALEAASLPPNAAACPSAQPGARLVRGTRVSLTIRRVPRVLRAGLLLSK from the exons ATGG gtCTGACCGGGTACCTGGAGTTGCTGTCGATGGAGGATCAGGATGCCAGGGTCCCAGCCCTGGAACCATTCAGGGTGGAGCAG GCACCACCTGTAATCTACTACATCCCTGACTTCATCTCCAAGGAAGAGGAGGAGTATTTGCTTCGACAG GTCTTCAATGCCCCAAAGCCAAAATGGACCCAGCTCTCCGGGAGGAAGTTACAGAACTGGG gtgggctcccccatccccgggggATGGTTCCTGAGCGACTGCCACCATGGCTCCAGCGCTACGTGGACAAAGTGTCTGACCTCAGCCTTTTTGGGGGTCTCCCAGCCAACCACGTCCTTGTAAACCAGTATCTGCCTGGGGAGGGCATCATG CCCCACGAGGATGGGCCACTGTACTACCCGACCGTCAGCACTATCAGCTTGGGCTCTCACACCATGCTGGACCTCTACGAGCCTCGGCAGCCAGAGGATGATAACCCGACAGAGCAG ccccggcccccgccccggccGGCCACCTCTCTGCTGCTTGAACCGCGCAGCCTGCTGGTGCTCCGTGGCACCGCCTACACGCGCCTCCTCCATGGCATCGCGGCAGCCAGCGTAGACGCGCTCGAGGCAGCCTCCCTGCCGCCCAACGCCGCCGCCTGCCCCTCGGCGCAGCCGGGAGCCCGCCTGGTGCGCGGCACCCGCGTCTCGCTGACCATCCGCCGAGTCCCCCGCGTGCTGCGCGCTGGCCTCCTGCTCAGCAAGTGA
- the SYNE4 gene encoding LOW QUALITY PROTEIN: nesprin-4 (The sequence of the model RefSeq protein was modified relative to this genomic sequence to represent the inferred CDS: deleted 1 base in 1 codon), protein MARPPPLGPRFPSELFSHPPGAPRELDATGDTICIASGEESIRSEQAQKLGQDSLDPPEHFRGGPRGLEPVAGLPRLPAPFSLEESAGSKNLEHPISGREVLEAEQDSLHLCLLGLGLWLQDLERGLGPCMSAQSRMVQLQALQADLRGAAERLDALLAFGEGLAQRSEPQAQAALEQVLSTFRAHQDSIFQQLWRLQAQLVSTSLVLEEASTLEQDLEFEGDLDGPGPGGVWGPWAPSSLPTPAELEWDPAGDIGDLEPLGRRTARTPGAPCELCGHRGPQSRGQSLEDMLMSGLSHRQHVASHRRQPLLWKSRDRMRQASPSLQDVMLEADPGVPTPASRRPLTFFHLLLLLLFLFLVGITLFLPTSGGSCCSPAQLIGIPYLELSYVNGTPPM, encoded by the exons ATGGCCCGGCCCCCACCTCTGGGCCCTAGATTCCCTTCAGAGCTCTTCAGTCAC CCCCCTGGAGCCCCTAGGGAACTGGACGCTACTGGAGACACAATCTGCATTGCATCTGGAGAGGAGAGCATCAG GTCAGAACAGGCCCAGAAGCTGGGGCAGGACTCCTTGGACCCTCCAGAGCACTTTCGGGGTGGGCCGAGGGGCCTGGAGCCTGTTGCTGGCCTCCCCAGGTTGCCAGCGCCCTTTTCTCTTGAGGAGTCAGCTGGATCCAAAAACCTAGAG CACCCCATCTCTGGCCGGGAGGTCCTGGAGGCTGAGCAGGACAGTCTGCATCTTTGTCTTCTGGGGCTGGGCCTCTGGCTGCAGGACTTGGAGCGAGGCTTGGGGCCCTGCATGTCAGCCCAGAGCAGGATGGTCCAGCTGCAG GCGCTGCAGGCAGACCTACGTGGGGCAGCTGAGCGTTTAGATGCGCTGCTGGCGTTCGGTGAGGGGCTGGCGCAGCGCAGTGAGCCTCAGGCCCAGGCAGCCCTGGAGCAAGTCCTGAGCACATTCAGAGCCCACCAAGACAGCATCTTCCAGCAGCTGTGGCGGCTGCAGGCCCAGCTGGTCAGCACCAGCCTG GTGTTGGAGGAGGCCAGCACACTGGAACAGGACTTGGAGTTCGAGGGGGACTTAGATGGGCCAGGCCCTGGTGGGGTCTGGGGGCCCTGGGCACCCAGTAGCCTCCCCACGCCAGCAGAGTTGGAATGGGACCCGGCGGGGGACATTGGGGACCTTGAGCCTTTAGGGCGAAGGACAGCCCGGACACCAGGGGCTCCATGTGAGCTGTGTGGCCATAGGGGGCCCCAGAGCAGAGGACAAAGCCTGGAG GACATGCTCATGTCGGGCCTCAGCCACCGGCAACACGTAGCAAGTCACCGAAGACAACCCCTGCTCTGGAAGTCTCGA GACAGGATGAGGCAAGCATCTCCCAGTCTCCAAGATGTGATGCTGGAGGCGGACCCTGG AGTGCCCACTCCTGCATCCAGGCGACCTCTGACCttcttccatctcctcctcctcctcctcttccttttcctggtGGGTATCACATTGTTCCTGCCCACATCAGGGGGCTCCTGCTGCTCTCCAGCCCAACTGATCGGGATACCTTACCTGGAGCTCAGCTATGTCAATGGTACCCCTCCAATGTGA